From a single Micromonospora sp. WMMD1102 genomic region:
- a CDS encoding helix-turn-helix transcriptional regulator, with the protein MELSPMLEHFAEELRLARAAAGMSQAALAETINYSQPMVAKVEGCERRPSIDFARRCDAVFNTDGRLVRIQKRISREIVVHYFREWAGVEQEAKALRSFEPAYVPGLLQTEAYARAVLSGPGLLSAEEVEEQVTARLDRQEIVTRAKPPLLTFVFDEYVLRRPVGDRAVTREQLLHLVKTGTDVPQVRIHVVPASAGSYAGLDGSFVLATSPAGETLVYFDGHRHGQMDDRAEYVNYMIDVWETVRSVALPHQQSLDLIAEVAETWI; encoded by the coding sequence GTGGAACTGTCTCCGATGCTCGAACACTTCGCCGAGGAGTTACGCCTCGCCCGAGCCGCCGCCGGCATGTCCCAGGCCGCGCTGGCCGAGACGATCAACTACTCCCAGCCGATGGTCGCCAAGGTGGAGGGTTGCGAGCGCCGGCCGAGCATCGACTTCGCCCGCCGCTGCGACGCGGTCTTCAACACCGACGGCCGTTTGGTACGCATCCAGAAGCGGATCAGCCGGGAGATCGTCGTGCACTACTTCCGCGAATGGGCCGGCGTGGAGCAGGAGGCGAAGGCCCTGCGGTCCTTCGAGCCGGCATACGTCCCCGGGCTGTTGCAGACGGAGGCGTACGCGCGGGCGGTTCTCTCCGGGCCGGGACTGCTCTCCGCCGAAGAGGTCGAGGAGCAGGTGACCGCGCGACTGGACCGGCAGGAGATCGTCACGCGGGCCAAGCCGCCGCTGCTCACCTTCGTGTTCGACGAATACGTGCTCCGCCGCCCCGTCGGGGACCGGGCCGTGACGCGCGAACAGTTGCTGCACCTGGTCAAGACCGGCACCGACGTGCCGCAGGTGCGGATCCACGTCGTGCCGGCCTCGGCCGGCTCCTACGCCGGGCTGGACGGTTCCTTCGTGCTTGCCACCTCACCGGCCGGCGAGACGCTCGTCTACTTCGACGGGCACCGGCACGGCCAGATGGACGACCGCGCCGAGTACGTCAACTATATGATCGACGTCTGGGAGACCGTCCGGAGCGTGGCACTGCCGCACCAGCAGTCGCTCGATCTGATCGCAGAGGTGGCGGAGACGTGGATCTGA